The following are encoded in a window of Kitasatospora fiedleri genomic DNA:
- a CDS encoding TIGR03960 family B12-binding radical SAM protein: MTVESVFPRLEALLPHVQKPIQYVGGELNSTVKDWDACDVRWALMYPDAYEVGLPNQGTMILYEVLNEREGVLAERSYSVWPDLEALMREHGVPQFTVDAHRPIKAFDVFGLSFSTELGYTNMLTALDLAGIPLNAADRTMDDPVVLAGGHAAFNPEPIAEFIDAAVIGDGEQAVLDITDIVRAWKAEGRPGGRDELLLRLAKTGGVYIPRFYDVEYLPDGRIARVVPNRPGVPWRVSKHTVMDLDEWPYPKQPLVPLAETVHERMSVEIFRGCTRGCRFCQAGMITRPVRERSITGIGEMVERGLKATGFEEVGLLSLSSADHSEIADVTKGLADRYAEDKIGLSLPSTRVDAFNIDLANELSRNGRRSGLTFAPEGGSERIRKVINKMVSEEDLINTVATAYGNGWRQVKLYFMCGLPTETDEDVLQIGEMAKNVIAKGREVTGTNDIRCTVSIGGFVPKPHTPFQWAPQLSAEATDARLTKLRDSIRGDRKFGKNIGFRYHDGKPGIIEGLLSRGDRRIGAVIRAVYEDGGRFDGWREHFSYDRWIASAEKGLAGTGVDVDWYTTRERGYEEVLPWDHLDSGLDKDWLWEDWQDALEEVEVEDCRWTPCFDCGVCPQMDTHIQVGPTGKKLLPLTVVNS, encoded by the coding sequence ATGACTGTCGAATCGGTCTTCCCACGCCTGGAGGCCCTCCTCCCGCACGTCCAGAAGCCGATCCAGTACGTCGGTGGCGAGCTCAACTCGACCGTCAAGGACTGGGACGCCTGCGACGTCCGCTGGGCGCTGATGTACCCCGACGCCTACGAGGTCGGCCTGCCCAACCAGGGCACCATGATCCTCTACGAGGTGCTGAACGAGCGCGAGGGCGTCCTCGCCGAGCGCAGCTACAGCGTCTGGCCGGACCTGGAAGCGCTGATGCGCGAGCACGGCGTCCCGCAGTTCACGGTCGACGCGCACCGCCCGATCAAGGCGTTCGACGTGTTCGGCCTGTCGTTCTCCACCGAGCTCGGCTACACCAACATGCTGACCGCGCTCGACCTGGCCGGCATCCCGCTGAACGCCGCCGACCGCACGATGGACGACCCGGTCGTGCTCGCGGGCGGCCACGCCGCGTTCAACCCCGAGCCGATCGCCGAGTTCATCGACGCGGCCGTGATCGGCGACGGCGAGCAGGCCGTGCTCGACATCACGGACATCGTCCGGGCCTGGAAGGCCGAGGGCCGCCCCGGCGGTCGGGACGAGCTGCTGCTGCGCCTGGCGAAGACCGGTGGGGTGTACATCCCGCGGTTCTACGACGTCGAGTACCTGCCCGACGGCCGGATCGCCCGCGTCGTCCCGAACCGCCCCGGCGTGCCGTGGCGGGTCTCCAAGCACACCGTGATGGACCTCGACGAGTGGCCCTACCCCAAGCAGCCGCTCGTCCCGCTCGCCGAGACCGTGCACGAGCGGATGTCGGTGGAGATCTTCCGCGGCTGCACCCGCGGCTGCCGCTTCTGCCAGGCCGGCATGATCACGCGCCCCGTGCGGGAGCGAAGCATCACCGGCATCGGCGAGATGGTCGAGCGCGGGCTGAAGGCCACCGGCTTCGAGGAGGTCGGCCTGCTCTCGCTCTCCTCCGCGGACCACTCCGAGATCGCCGACGTCACCAAGGGCCTGGCCGACCGCTACGCCGAGGACAAGATCGGCCTCTCGCTGCCCTCCACCCGGGTCGACGCCTTCAACATCGACCTGGCCAACGAGCTCTCCCGCAACGGCCGCCGCTCCGGCCTCACTTTCGCCCCCGAGGGCGGCTCCGAGCGCATCCGCAAGGTCATCAACAAGATGGTGTCCGAGGAGGACCTCATCAACACGGTGGCCACCGCGTACGGCAACGGCTGGCGCCAGGTGAAGCTGTACTTCATGTGCGGCCTGCCCACCGAGACCGACGAGGACGTGCTGCAGATCGGCGAGATGGCGAAGAACGTCATCGCCAAGGGCCGCGAGGTCACCGGCACCAACGACATCCGCTGCACCGTCTCGATCGGCGGCTTCGTCCCCAAGCCGCACACCCCGTTCCAGTGGGCCCCGCAGCTGTCCGCCGAGGCCACCGACGCGCGGCTGACCAAGCTGCGCGACTCGATCCGCGGCGACCGCAAGTTCGGCAAGAACATCGGCTTCCGCTACCACGACGGCAAGCCCGGCATCATCGAGGGCCTGCTCTCCCGCGGCGACCGCCGGATCGGCGCCGTCATCCGGGCCGTCTACGAGGACGGCGGCCGCTTCGACGGCTGGCGCGAGCACTTCTCCTACGACCGCTGGATCGCCTCCGCCGAGAAGGGCCTGGCCGGCACCGGCGTCGACGTGGACTGGTACACCACCCGCGAGCGCGGCTACGAGGAGGTGCTGCCCTGGGACCACCTGGACAGCGGCCTCGACAAGGACTGGCTCTGGGAGGACTGGCAGGACGCGCTGGAGGAGGTCGAGGTCGAGGACTGCCGCTGGACCCCGTGCTTCGACTGCGGAGTCTGCCCGCAGATGGACACCCACATCCAGGTCGGCCCCACCGGCAAGAAGCTGCTGCCGCTGACGGTCGTCAACAGCTGA
- the rodA gene encoding rod shape-determining protein RodA gives MTSYDSYRTVRLSPRRSSLGRALAKDSPLRRLDWIMILAALALSVIGSLLVWSATRGRDQLTHGDPQYFLYRHLTNLAIGIGLCVAVILLGTRRLRTAAPFIYLAVVLMLFAVLSPLGSTINGAHSWIQFGGGFSIQPAEFAKLAIVLGMAVVLSSRVDSGEREFPPTRSVLQSLAVAGFPMAVVMLMPDLGSVMVMVVTMLGVLLASGAANRWVVGLLAGGTAGALAIWKLGILSQYQIDRFAAFANPALDPAGVGYNTAQARIAIGSGGPTGMGLFHGTQTIGQFVPEQQTDFVFSVAGEELGFAGGLLMLGLLGVILWRACRIARHASDLYGTILAAGAVTWFAFQAFENIGMNLGIMPVAGIPLPFVSYGGSSMFAVWIAIGLLQSVRSQRPIGV, from the coding sequence ATGACCTCGTACGACTCCTACCGGACGGTCCGGCTCTCGCCCCGGCGCTCCTCGCTGGGCCGGGCGCTGGCCAAGGACTCCCCGCTGCGGCGGCTCGACTGGATCATGATCCTGGCGGCGCTGGCGCTCTCCGTGATCGGCTCGCTGCTGGTCTGGTCCGCCACCCGCGGCCGCGACCAGCTCACCCACGGCGACCCGCAGTACTTCCTGTACCGGCACCTGACCAACCTGGCGATCGGCATCGGCCTGTGCGTGGCGGTGATCCTGCTCGGCACCCGCCGGCTGCGCACCGCGGCGCCGTTCATCTACCTGGCCGTGGTGCTGATGCTGTTCGCGGTGCTCAGCCCGCTCGGCTCGACCATCAACGGCGCGCACTCCTGGATCCAGTTCGGCGGCGGCTTCTCCATCCAGCCCGCCGAGTTCGCCAAACTGGCGATCGTGCTGGGCATGGCCGTGGTGCTCTCCTCCCGGGTCGACAGCGGCGAGCGGGAGTTCCCGCCCACCCGCAGCGTGCTGCAGTCGCTGGCGGTGGCCGGCTTCCCGATGGCCGTGGTCATGCTGATGCCGGACCTCGGCTCGGTGATGGTGATGGTGGTCACCATGCTCGGCGTGCTGCTGGCCTCCGGCGCCGCCAACCGCTGGGTGGTCGGCCTGCTGGCCGGCGGCACCGCCGGGGCGCTGGCGATCTGGAAGCTCGGCATCCTCAGCCAGTACCAGATCGACCGCTTCGCGGCCTTCGCCAACCCGGCGCTCGACCCGGCCGGCGTCGGCTACAACACCGCGCAGGCCAGGATCGCGATCGGCTCCGGCGGCCCGACCGGCATGGGCCTGTTCCACGGCACCCAGACCATAGGGCAGTTCGTCCCCGAGCAGCAGACCGACTTCGTGTTCAGCGTGGCCGGCGAGGAACTCGGCTTCGCCGGCGGCCTGCTGATGCTCGGCCTGCTCGGCGTCATCCTGTGGCGCGCCTGCCGGATAGCGCGCCACGCCAGCGACCTGTACGGGACGATCCTGGCGGCCGGCGCGGTCACCTGGTTCGCCTTCCAGGCGTTCGAGAACATCGGCATGAACCTCGGCATCATGCCGGTCGCGGGCATCCCGCTGCCGTTCGTCTCCTACGGCGGCTCCTCGATGTTCGCGGTCTGGATCGCGATCGGACTGCTGCAGTCGGTGCGCTCCCAGCGGCCGATAGGGGTCTGA
- the mrdA gene encoding penicillin-binding protein 2: MSNIPETGRTRRVTIRLVVLQVLVLSLLATLGGRLWYLQIRNGKEFTEKAQGNHVREVVEPAVRGEILDASGRILAGNETKLVVSVSRTALLQQKDRGKAVLSRLADVLGVPAADVQNKVRLCDAKTPQPCWNGSPYQPIPVTQQATTQQAMQIMERREDFPGVTAQPTALRRYTNAEGASAAQILGYLSPVTDDEVTKTADKTGRERRLPSDQIGRAGLESVYDDDLRGTTGVDRLEVDNLGRVIGSAGTTPAQSGNNLVTSIDARVQKVVEDQLAQAMAEARKVYDKETSRNYIADSGAAVVMDVHTGRIVAMASAPTYDPNLWVGGISAKDYETLNSKDSNYPLINRAIQGQSAPGSTFKVVSTTAAAQAGYDLNGHYPCPKSLTIGGREFKNFESESFGDISLEKALEVSCDTVFYGLAYDQWMKDGGLKPKKDAQDWFFKTAHEFGLGAKTGVDLPGEVAGRVPDRQWKQSYYDAMKDSWCQQAAKGGHEYADEIARENCADGNQMRAGDMVNFAIGQGDTLVTPLQMARIYSALANGGTLYRPTIGKAVVSPDGTLVRDIAPHEDGKIPAQGKLLEYIDQATAGVVTSGTAAWKFTGSGWPQGKIELHAKTGTAEVAGKQTTSWLTTYSNDYAVVMTISQGGTGSGGSGDSVRRIYQALYGVDDKGAIDNSKALLPKPQAELPKFNPDGTAIVPTAFSYEPGATFLDPAPPARAGQVSGVLLAAVEPTRGGGYGRGRA; the protein is encoded by the coding sequence GTGAGCAACATCCCCGAGACCGGCCGGACCCGCCGGGTGACGATCCGGCTGGTCGTCCTCCAGGTGCTGGTCCTGTCGCTACTGGCCACCCTCGGCGGCCGGCTGTGGTACCTGCAGATCCGCAACGGCAAGGAGTTCACCGAGAAGGCCCAGGGCAACCACGTCCGCGAGGTGGTGGAGCCCGCCGTCCGCGGCGAGATCCTGGACGCCTCCGGGCGGATTCTGGCCGGCAACGAGACCAAGCTGGTGGTGTCGGTCTCCCGCACCGCGCTGCTCCAGCAGAAGGACCGCGGCAAGGCGGTGCTCTCCCGGCTCGCCGACGTCCTGGGCGTCCCGGCCGCGGACGTGCAGAACAAGGTCCGGCTGTGCGACGCCAAGACGCCGCAGCCCTGCTGGAACGGCTCCCCGTACCAGCCGATCCCGGTCACCCAGCAGGCCACCACCCAGCAGGCGATGCAGATAATGGAGCGCCGCGAGGACTTCCCCGGCGTCACCGCCCAGCCCACCGCGCTGCGCCGCTACACCAACGCGGAGGGCGCCAGCGCCGCCCAGATCCTCGGCTACCTCTCGCCGGTCACCGACGACGAGGTCACCAAGACCGCCGACAAGACCGGCCGGGAGCGCCGCCTGCCCTCCGACCAGATCGGCCGGGCCGGCCTGGAGTCGGTGTACGACGACGACCTGCGCGGCACCACCGGCGTCGACCGGCTGGAGGTCGACAACCTCGGCCGGGTGATCGGCAGCGCCGGCACCACCCCCGCGCAGTCCGGCAACAACCTGGTCACCTCGATCGACGCCCGGGTGCAGAAGGTGGTCGAGGACCAGCTGGCCCAGGCCATGGCCGAGGCCCGCAAGGTGTACGACAAGGAGACCAGCCGCAACTACATCGCCGACTCCGGCGCGGCCGTCGTGATGGACGTGCACACCGGCCGGATCGTGGCGATGGCCAGCGCCCCCACCTACGACCCCAACCTCTGGGTCGGCGGCATCTCCGCCAAGGACTACGAGACGCTGAACAGCAAGGACTCCAACTACCCGCTGATCAACCGGGCCATCCAGGGCCAGTCCGCGCCCGGCTCCACCTTCAAGGTGGTCTCCACCACCGCCGCCGCGCAGGCCGGCTACGACCTCAACGGGCACTACCCGTGCCCGAAGTCGCTGACCATCGGCGGCCGCGAGTTCAAGAACTTCGAGAGCGAGAGCTTCGGCGACATCTCGCTGGAGAAGGCCCTGGAGGTCTCCTGCGACACCGTCTTCTACGGCCTGGCCTACGACCAGTGGATGAAGGACGGCGGCCTCAAGCCCAAGAAGGACGCCCAGGACTGGTTCTTCAAGACCGCCCACGAGTTCGGCCTCGGCGCCAAGACCGGCGTCGACCTGCCCGGCGAGGTGGCCGGCCGGGTCCCCGACCGGCAGTGGAAGCAGTCCTACTACGACGCGATGAAGGACTCCTGGTGCCAGCAGGCGGCCAAGGGCGGCCACGAGTACGCCGACGAGATCGCCCGCGAGAACTGCGCCGACGGCAACCAGATGCGCGCCGGTGACATGGTCAACTTCGCCATCGGCCAGGGCGACACCCTGGTCACCCCGCTCCAGATGGCCCGGATCTACTCGGCGCTCGCCAACGGCGGCACCCTGTACCGGCCCACCATCGGCAAGGCCGTGGTCAGCCCCGACGGCACCCTCGTGCGCGACATCGCCCCGCACGAGGACGGCAAGATCCCGGCCCAGGGCAAGCTGCTGGAGTACATCGACCAGGCCACCGCCGGCGTCGTCACCTCCGGCACCGCCGCCTGGAAGTTCACCGGCTCCGGCTGGCCGCAGGGCAAGATCGAGCTGCACGCCAAGACCGGCACCGCCGAGGTCGCCGGCAAGCAGACCACCTCCTGGCTGACCACCTACAGCAACGACTACGCGGTGGTCATGACGATCAGTCAGGGCGGCACCGGCTCCGGCGGCTCCGGCGACTCGGTGCGCCGGATCTACCAGGCGCTGTACGGCGTCGACGACAAGGGCGCCATCGACAACTCCAAGGCGCTGCTGCCCAAGCCGCAGGCCGAACTGCCCAAGTTCAACCCGGACGGCACCGCGATCGTCCCCACCGCCTTCAGCTACGAACCCGGCGCCACCTTCCTGGACCCGGCCCCGCCGGCCCGGGCCGGCCAGGTGTCCGGCGTGCTGCTCGCCGCCGTCGAACCCACCCGCGGCGGCGGGTACGGAAGGGGCCGGGCATGA
- the mreD gene encoding rod shape-determining protein MreD: protein MPRVNRILLSAVLLVLALVIQVSVLGRLQLPGATPDLLMLVVVGLALVYGPTGGCLVGFCAGLLADLAPPSDHAVGRYALVLCLVGYGAGLLKPEGGRQRSALSALGVVAVAAVVSTLLYATVGALVGDTAARHVGLTGLVFSALLYDVLLAPFTVPLVMLLARRFDGDRVVNETERGADGGSGLGALARYRTTRQPSATPYKKKRALGLAKRP from the coding sequence ATGCCGCGTGTGAACCGGATTCTGCTGTCCGCCGTGCTGCTGGTACTGGCCCTGGTCATCCAGGTCAGCGTCCTCGGCCGGCTCCAACTGCCCGGCGCCACCCCGGACCTGCTGATGCTGGTGGTGGTCGGCCTGGCCCTGGTGTACGGGCCGACCGGCGGCTGCCTGGTCGGCTTCTGCGCCGGCCTGCTGGCCGACCTCGCCCCGCCGTCCGACCACGCGGTCGGCCGGTACGCGCTGGTGCTGTGCCTGGTCGGCTACGGCGCCGGCCTGCTCAAGCCGGAGGGCGGCCGGCAGCGCTCGGCTCTCTCCGCGCTGGGCGTGGTCGCGGTCGCCGCGGTGGTCTCCACCCTGCTGTACGCGACGGTGGGCGCGCTGGTCGGCGACACCGCGGCCCGGCACGTCGGACTGACCGGCCTGGTCTTCAGCGCCCTGCTGTACGACGTACTGCTGGCCCCGTTCACGGTGCCGCTGGTGATGCTGCTGGCCCGCCGCTTCGACGGCGACCGGGTGGTCAACGAGACCGAGCGCGGCGCGGACGGCGGCTCCGGCCTCGGCGCGCTGGCCCGCTACCGGACCACCCGCCAGCCCTCCGCCACCCCCTACAAGAAGAAGCGCGCGCTCGGCCTCGCCAAGCGCCCCTGA
- the mreC gene encoding rod shape-determining protein MreC has product MRDTRESRLLLVLLVVVAFALITVDIKGGQDSPLGGARRAAASALGPAENAAAGAVDPVAGYIRAIRDAGTHQQRLDQITRENTELRQRLASSDAAAGRTKQLDDLLHTAGSGGYTVKAAQVIAIGAAQGFSWTITIDAGSDDGLTRDMTVIDGQGLVGRITTVAPTTATVLLASDPGFTAGVRLEGGGEIGFAAGQGASPMRIELLNGRAQVKPGDRLVTFGSQSGRPFVPGVPVGTVKEVQATPGQLTKTILVEPYVQFTRLDLVGVVVVPPRTDPRDAVLPPVPAASAGAAGNPQAPIAAAPPTTGGN; this is encoded by the coding sequence GTGAGGGACACCCGAGAGAGCCGACTACTGCTGGTCCTGCTGGTGGTGGTGGCCTTCGCCCTGATCACCGTGGACATCAAGGGCGGCCAGGACTCGCCGCTCGGCGGCGCCCGCCGGGCCGCGGCCTCCGCGCTCGGCCCGGCGGAGAACGCCGCGGCCGGCGCGGTCGACCCGGTCGCCGGCTACATCCGGGCGATCCGCGACGCCGGCACCCACCAGCAGCGGCTCGACCAGATCACCCGGGAGAACACCGAGCTGCGCCAGAGACTGGCCTCCTCGGACGCCGCGGCCGGCCGCACCAAGCAGCTCGACGACCTGCTGCACACGGCCGGCTCCGGCGGCTACACCGTCAAGGCCGCCCAGGTCATCGCGATCGGCGCGGCCCAGGGCTTCTCCTGGACCATCACCATCGACGCCGGCAGCGACGACGGCCTGACCCGCGACATGACCGTGATCGACGGCCAGGGCCTGGTCGGCCGGATCACCACCGTCGCCCCGACCACCGCGACCGTGCTGCTCGCCTCCGACCCCGGCTTCACCGCCGGCGTCCGGCTGGAGGGCGGCGGCGAGATCGGCTTCGCGGCCGGGCAGGGCGCCTCGCCGATGCGGATCGAGCTGCTGAACGGCCGGGCCCAGGTCAAGCCCGGCGACCGGCTGGTCACCTTCGGCTCGCAGAGCGGCCGCCCGTTCGTGCCCGGCGTGCCGGTCGGCACCGTCAAGGAGGTGCAGGCCACGCCGGGCCAGCTGACCAAGACCATCCTGGTCGAGCCGTACGTGCAGTTCACCCGGCTCGACCTGGTCGGCGTGGTGGTCGTCCCGCCGCGCACCGACCCGCGGGACGCCGTGCTGCCGCCGGTGCCCGCCGCCTCCGCCGGCGCCGCGGGCAACCCGCAGGCCCCGATCGCCGCCGCACCGCCGACCACCGGGGGGAACTGA
- a CDS encoding rod shape-determining protein, giving the protein MSFLGRDLAIDLGTANTLVYVRGKGIVLNEPSVVAVNTNTGGILAVGAEAKKMIGRTPGNIVAIRPLKDGVIADFEITERMLRYFIMKIHRRRYLVRPRVVVCVPSGITGVERRAVVEASMQAGARQVHIIEEPMAAAIGSGLPVHEPTGNMVVDIGGGTTEVAVISLGGIVTAQSLRVAGDELDSAIVQHIKKEYSLLLGERSAEQIKMSIGSAFGLEGEKDEHAEIRGRDLVSGLPKTVVISAAEVREAIDEPVNSIIDSVKTTLDQCPPELAGDVMDRGIVLTGGGALLRGLDERLRRETGMPVHIAENPLDSVALGAGKCVEEFEALQQVLDAQPRR; this is encoded by the coding sequence CTGTCGTTTCTCGGCCGGGACCTGGCGATCGACCTAGGCACCGCGAACACGCTGGTGTACGTCCGGGGCAAGGGCATCGTGCTGAACGAGCCGTCGGTGGTGGCCGTGAACACCAACACCGGCGGAATCCTCGCGGTCGGGGCCGAGGCGAAGAAGATGATCGGCCGGACCCCCGGCAACATCGTCGCGATCCGCCCGCTCAAGGACGGCGTGATCGCCGACTTCGAGATCACCGAGCGGATGCTGCGGTACTTCATCATGAAGATCCACCGCCGCCGCTACCTGGTCCGCCCGCGGGTCGTGGTCTGCGTCCCCTCCGGCATCACCGGCGTCGAGCGCCGCGCCGTGGTCGAGGCCAGCATGCAGGCCGGCGCCCGCCAGGTGCACATCATCGAGGAGCCGATGGCCGCGGCGATCGGCTCCGGCCTGCCCGTGCACGAGCCGACCGGCAACATGGTGGTCGACATCGGCGGCGGCACCACCGAGGTCGCGGTGATCTCGCTCGGCGGGATCGTCACCGCGCAGTCGCTGCGGGTCGCCGGCGACGAGCTGGACAGCGCCATCGTCCAGCACATCAAGAAGGAGTACAGCCTGCTGCTGGGCGAGCGCTCCGCCGAGCAGATCAAGATGTCGATCGGCTCCGCGTTCGGCCTGGAGGGCGAGAAGGACGAGCACGCCGAGATCCGCGGCCGCGACCTGGTCTCCGGCCTGCCGAAGACCGTGGTCATCTCGGCCGCCGAGGTCCGCGAGGCCATCGACGAGCCGGTGAACTCGATCATCGACTCGGTGAAGACCACGCTGGACCAGTGCCCGCCGGAGCTCGCGGGCGACGTGATGGACCGCGGCATCGTGCTCACCGGCGGCGGCGCCCTGCTGCGCGGCCTGGACGAGCGGCTGCGCCGGGAGACCGGCATGCCGGTGCACATCGCGGAGAACCCGCTGGACTCGGTGGCGCTGGGGGCGGGCAAGTGCGTCGAGGAGTTCGAGGCACTGCAGCAGGTCCTGGACGCCCAACCGCGCCGTTGA
- the ndk gene encoding nucleoside-diphosphate kinase, giving the protein MSQRTLVLLKPDAVQRGLAGEIISRIERKAGWRFAAMELRTFDRATLEQHYAEHVGRDFYEPLLGFMTSGPSIALIVEGENVVPGIRALAGATDPLAAGAGTIRGDYATITRENLIHASDSPESAEREIKIFFPAHA; this is encoded by the coding sequence GTGTCCCAGCGCACTCTCGTCCTGCTCAAGCCCGACGCCGTGCAGCGCGGCCTGGCCGGCGAGATCATCAGCCGGATCGAGCGCAAGGCCGGCTGGCGGTTCGCTGCGATGGAGCTTCGCACCTTCGACCGCGCCACCCTGGAGCAGCACTACGCCGAGCACGTCGGCCGCGACTTCTACGAGCCGCTGCTGGGCTTCATGACCTCCGGCCCGTCGATCGCGCTGATCGTCGAGGGCGAGAACGTCGTCCCCGGCATCCGGGCGCTGGCCGGCGCGACCGACCCGCTGGCGGCCGGCGCGGGCACCATCCGCGGCGACTACGCGACCATCACCCGGGAGAACCTGATCCACGCCTCGGACTCCCCGGAGTCGGCCGAGCGCGAGATCAAGATCTTCTTCCCCGCGCACGCGTGA
- a CDS encoding DUF4233 domain-containing protein, whose translation MRTLCSSTLIGEALLIMFAGLVAMKLTDVGTGTIWAVSAVAIALCVLLCGVITRPGAVYVGWALQLAVLAGGLVLPTMYVFGVVFGGLWWCSVHYGRKIDEFKARRAAAESAAAESAVDGAAAPA comes from the coding sequence ATGCGCACCCTGTGCTCCTCCACCCTGATCGGCGAGGCCCTGCTGATCATGTTCGCCGGCCTGGTGGCGATGAAGCTCACCGACGTCGGCACCGGCACCATCTGGGCGGTCAGCGCGGTGGCGATCGCGCTGTGCGTGCTGCTGTGCGGCGTGATCACCCGCCCCGGCGCGGTGTACGTCGGCTGGGCGCTGCAACTGGCCGTGCTGGCCGGCGGGCTGGTGCTGCCGACCATGTACGTCTTCGGCGTGGTCTTCGGCGGCCTGTGGTGGTGCTCGGTCCACTACGGCCGCAAGATCGACGAGTTCAAGGCCCGGCGGGCCGCCGCCGAGTCGGCCGCCGCCGAGTCCGCCGTCGACGGGGCCGCGGCTCCGGCCTGA
- the folC gene encoding bifunctional tetrahydrofolate synthase/dihydrofolate synthase, giving the protein MSDKAEPNPYTVRPADAGGTDPELRAVEAELATRWPENKLEPSLDRIEALMDILGQPQRSYPSIHITGTNGKTSTARMVEQLLGAFELRTGRYTSPHVESVTERISLDGAPISPEKFVETYRDVEPYVRMVDAAQPVAMSFFEVLTGMAYAAFADAPVDVAVVEVGMGGSWDATNVIDAQVAVITPIGLDHTDKLGETTGEIAVEKSGIIKPGALAVVAQQQLDAAETILRRAVEVDATVAREGLEFGVLRREVAVGGQLVTLRGIGGHEYPELFLPLHGDHQAQNAALALAAVEAFFGIGQGGAEHLDEEKVRQALFGVSSPGRLEVVRRSPTVILDAAHNPHGAQAAAGAIGEAFGFTKLVGVIATSGDKDVTGLLEVFEPILAEVVVTQNSTHRAMPVDRLAALAVEVFGEDRVQVEPRLDDAIDAAVTLAEEEDLGGAGVLVTGSVITVGEARLLFGRK; this is encoded by the coding sequence GTGAGCGACAAGGCCGAGCCCAACCCCTACACCGTCCGTCCCGCCGACGCCGGCGGCACCGACCCCGAACTGCGCGCCGTCGAGGCCGAGCTGGCCACCCGCTGGCCGGAGAACAAGCTGGAGCCCTCGCTCGACCGGATCGAGGCGCTGATGGACATCCTCGGCCAGCCGCAGCGCTCCTACCCCTCGATCCACATCACCGGGACCAACGGCAAGACCTCCACCGCCCGGATGGTCGAGCAGTTGCTGGGCGCCTTCGAGCTGCGCACCGGCCGCTACACCTCCCCGCACGTGGAGTCCGTCACCGAGCGGATCAGCCTGGACGGCGCGCCGATCAGCCCGGAGAAGTTCGTCGAGACCTACCGGGACGTCGAGCCCTACGTGCGGATGGTCGACGCCGCCCAGCCGGTCGCGATGTCCTTCTTCGAGGTGCTCACCGGCATGGCCTACGCCGCCTTCGCCGACGCGCCGGTGGACGTCGCGGTGGTCGAGGTCGGCATGGGCGGCTCCTGGGACGCCACCAACGTGATCGACGCCCAGGTCGCGGTGATCACCCCGATCGGCCTGGACCACACCGACAAGCTGGGGGAGACCACCGGCGAGATCGCGGTCGAGAAGTCCGGGATCATCAAGCCCGGCGCGCTCGCCGTGGTCGCCCAGCAGCAGCTGGACGCGGCCGAGACGATCCTGCGCCGCGCCGTCGAGGTGGACGCCACGGTGGCCCGCGAGGGCCTGGAGTTCGGCGTGCTGCGCCGCGAGGTCGCGGTCGGCGGCCAGCTGGTGACCCTGCGCGGCATCGGCGGCCACGAGTACCCGGAGCTCTTCCTCCCGCTGCACGGCGACCACCAGGCGCAGAACGCCGCGCTGGCGCTCGCCGCGGTCGAGGCGTTCTTCGGCATCGGCCAGGGCGGCGCCGAGCACCTGGACGAGGAGAAGGTCCGGCAGGCGCTGTTCGGCGTCTCCTCCCCGGGCCGGCTGGAGGTGGTCCGGCGCAGCCCCACCGTCATCCTGGACGCCGCGCACAACCCGCACGGCGCGCAGGCCGCGGCCGGCGCGATCGGCGAGGCGTTCGGCTTCACCAAGCTGGTCGGCGTCATCGCCACCAGCGGGGACAAGGACGTCACCGGCCTGCTGGAGGTCTTCGAGCCGATCCTCGCCGAGGTCGTGGTCACCCAGAACTCCACCCACCGCGCGATGCCGGTCGACCGGCTGGCCGCCCTCGCCGTCGAGGTCTTCGGCGAGGACCGGGTGCAGGTCGAGCCGCGCCTGGACGACGCGATCGACGCCGCCGTCACCCTCGCCGAGGAGGAGGACCTCGGCGGCGCCGGCGTCCTGGTCACCGGCTCCGTCATCACGGTGGGCGAGGCGCGCCTGCTGTTCGGAAGGAAGTAG